GTCCCAGACCGCCAACACCGCGTTGCCTTCCTCGGTGAGTGTTTGGACGCGCGCGGATGCCTGCGTCCAAAAAGCGGCGTTGATGTCGTCGGCCGACCAGTTCGCGGCATGCATGAGGGTACTGATGCGCTTGGTACCGGCAGGTGCGTGAGCCGGGCCAAGCAGGTAGCTGCCCAGTTCTGACAACAGCAGCCCCATGGCGCGGTGGCGATGGGTGAGAATGACCTGCACCAGATCGCGGGCGGTCTGCACCAAACGGATATCGATCTGCTGGGCCAGCCGGGTCATGACCGGTCGCACGAACTGGGTCAAGCGCGCACACATCTCGGCGGCCAACGGGCGATCGTCGTGCAGCGGCTGTTGGTGTATGGCATCATGGAACATACGAAACCTCTTGGGATATGATGGCTCTGACAAGCACATGATACCCCAGGAGATTTCGTGCTGTTAGCCCGCTTGCATGTTAAATTCGGGATGACTCATGAAAACGAAGATAGGAGTGTACCATGCTGCCGCAGGCACGGGCCGGTGCACCACGTACCACCGCGTAAGCCCTGACATTGAGGGGTAGAGGACAGGGACGAGCGCGGATAGATGGCCCATTGTCCGCGTTTGTCCGCGTCCTCACTCCAGAAGTCTGAACAGTTTCGTGACCCACTAGCTGCCTTGGTGGCAAACGGGCCTAGCGGCCGTATTCGGAAGGTATTGCTGCTAGAACTCGCCAAGATCGCGGTAGCGTACGCGCTCGAGCAGCACAAAGCTCAGCATGGTTGTTAGCATGAGCAGCGTGCTGAGCGCCAGGGCCTGGCCGTAGTTGCTGGCGCCTGGCCGGCCGATCAGCCGATCGATCAGCACCGGCATGGTCTGGTATTCGGGCCGCGCCAGCAGCAGCGCCGCGCCAAACTCGCCGAGCGAGATGGTGAACGCGAACATCGCACCGGCCAGCAGTGCCGGAAACAGCAGCGGCAGATCGACTTCGCGCAGCACGCGAACCGGGCCGGCGCCTAGTGTGCGCGCAGCCTCGCGCAGGCGCGGATCGAGCCCGCGCAACGCAGGCAGTACGGCACGCACCACAAACGGGAATGCCAGCAGCGCATGCGCCACCGGGATGAGCCAGGGCGAGGCCAGCAGGTTGAGCGGCGGCTGCCCGAGCGTGATCAGGTAGCCCAGGCCGAGCGTTACCGCGCTGGTGCCGAGCGGCAGCATGAACAGTGGGTCGAGCACAGTACCCCAACCGTAGGGACGCAGCCGCCGCCTGAGTATGCGCTGGAGCGCGGTGGCTGCCGCCGGGCCGCTGCGCCGGTATGCGCGTGAGGGGGGGCGCCGCGCCAGCAGGTACGCCCCCGGCACGCCCACCAGCAGCGCCAGCGCACTGGCGGCCAGCGCGAAGCGCAGCGAGTTGCCGACTGCCGCCAGCGGCGTCACGAAGAAAGCCTCGCGCGTTGGGTTCTGGCCCAGCCGCCGGTAATAGTCGAGCGTCCACGCGCCGCTCGCGCCTGTGGGCGCGCTGACCGAACGGAGCGCCAGCGCCAGCAGCGGCGCGCCGATCAGCAACAGGAGCACGGCCAGGTTCATGCCGACCAGCAGCCGCTGGCGCCAGCCGCACATTGGGTGGGCGTTGGCCGCGCGCGCGCGCAGCTCGAGCGGCACAGCCGCACGGGTTTGTAGCCGCGTGTACACGAGCGTCATGGCCAGCGTCGCGCCGATCTGCACCAGCGCCAGCGCCGCCGCCAGGTCGAGCCGCAGCAGGTCGGAGGTGAGCCGGTAGATCGCCACTTCGACGGTCGCGAAGCGCGGGCCGCCCAGGATGCGGATCACACCGAAGCTCGAGAAGGTGTAGATGAAGATCAGCAGCGTGGCCGCGCCGATCGCCGGCAGCAGCAGCGGCAGCGTCACTTCGCGAAACCTGCGCAGCCTGCTGGCGCCTAGCACTGCAGCGGCCTGCTCGAGCCGTGGATCGAGCGTGCCCCAGAACCCGCCGACAATCCGTAGCACCACGCTATAGTTGTAGAACACGTGCGCCAGCAGGATCAGCGCGAGTGTCTGGTCGAGCTGGATCGGTGGCTGGGCCAGGTCCAGCCATGCCTGCAGCGTGGTGTTGAGCAGGTCGCGCGGGCCAAGCAGGGCCTTGAAAGCCGCCGCCACCACCACAGTTGGCAGCACGAACGGCGCGCTGGCTAGCGCGCGCAGCAGCGCCTTGCCGGGGAAGCTGTAGCGCGTGAACACGTAGGTAGCCGGCAGCGCCACCACCAGCGTGAGCGCAGTCGAGAGCAGCGCCTGCCAGGTGCTGAACCAGATGATCTCGAGGTAGTAGCTGTCGGCCACGAGCTGGCGCAGCCCGCCACCACCTGGCGCGAGCGTTGGGTCGCCACTGAAGCTCAGCCGTAGGATCGCCGCGAGCGGGTAGAAGAAGAACAGCGCCAGGAACAGCAGCGGCAGCGCGAAGATCGGCCAGCGGTATTTCATTGTAGTGTTAGCACCAATATCGGTTCACTAGCCACGAAGACGCGAAGACGCGAACATGCGCCGAAGTGGGAAAAAAGGCCGGCTACTGTGGCGAGCCTGGTACAGCGTTCCAGCCTGCAGGACGCAGCTGGCAGGGGCGGCAGCTCGGCACCTAGATCGTGAGCGCGGCCATCGGGTTGCGCTTCAGCACCACCAGCGTGATGTCGTCGGCCTGAGGTGTGCCGGCGGTAAAGCTGGTGACGGCGTCGATGATCCGATCGACGATCTCTTCGGGTGCGAGATGCTGCGAGCGGCGCAAGATCTCGGCCAGCCGCTCTTCGCCGAACAGCTGGCGGCGCGGGTTCATGGCCTCGGTCACGCCGTCGGTGTAGAAGCAGATCACGTCGCCCGGCTCGACCGTCGCGACATGCTGTTCGAAGCGTGGGTCGGGCACGATCCCCAGCACGATCCCCTGCGCCTGCAGCGGCTCGACCATACCGGTGGCGGTGCGGTAGTGCAGCGGGTAGTTGTGGCCACCATCGGCGAAGAGCAGGCTGCCGCTGGCGATGTCGAGGATCCCGTAGAAGCAGGTGACGAACAGGCCCGAGCGTGCGTCGGAGAGGATCAGGCGGTTGGCTTGTTCAAGCACGGCTGCCGGCGCGCGCCCGTCGCTGGCGGTAGCGCGAATCAGCGTGCGCGAGAGCGCCATGAACAGTGCGGCCGGCACGCCCTTATCGGTCACATCGGCGATCACAATCCCCAGCCGCCCCGGCCTGGCCGTCGCGGCTACCTGGGCCGGCTGGCGCGGCGGCCGGCGCCCGCTACGCCAGAACTCCGGCTCGATCTCGGGCCGGGCGGGTGCCGGGCCACCCTTCGGCTGAGCCTGGCCCCGCGCCATCGGCTCGCCGGTGTGGCTGGCAACAGCGCCACCTGGCTCGGCCTCCAACTCGATAAAGTCGTAGAAGTCGCCACCGACCTGGCGGGCCGCGCGGTAGAGCGCCGCAATCGTGTAGCCAGGCACCAGCGGGCAGCACGCCGGCAGGAAGCTAGCCTGGATGTCGCGCGCCAGGTTGAGCTCCTGCTCGAGCCGCTGGCGGGCCAGCGCCTCCTGGTGCAGCCGCTCACGCTCGAGCGTCTGGGCCAGCTGGCTGCCCAGCAGCCCTAGCAGCTGGGCCTCGTCGATCAGGAAGCGGCGTGGTGCGATTGTATTGACCATCAGCGTGCCAACCGGAGCGCCGCCGATCTCGATCGGCAGCGCCAGGTGGCCATGAAAGCGCTGGGCCTGTAGCAGCTGCGGCAGATCGTCGAGCGCGTCGTCGGGTAGGTTTGCGCTGGTGTCGGGCAGATACCACAGGTGCGGATTCAGCGCGTCGATCACCACCGGCGGCGCGTCTTTGGGCAGGTAGCGCCAGCCGTGTGCCGCCAGCAGCACCGCGCGGCCCTCGCGCTCGTCGGCCTCGATGAATGCGCAGGCATCGGCTTCGAGCAGGCGCGCGCCCACGCGCACCAGCCGCTGCAGCGCCGGCTCGATCGACTCGGCGCCTAGCAGCTCTTGCGAGAGCTTGAGCAGGGCGGCCTGCTCGTGGACGCGGCGCACCTTGACTTGCTCGTGCAGGCGCGTGCGGGTGATCGCAGTGCCGAGCATAAAGCCGATCGCCGAGAGCAGCTGGAGCTGGGGCGGCGTGAATCGACCATACTCCGAGGTGGCCACATTCAGGATGCCAAGCACCTCGGACTCACCCTGGATCGGCACCGAAGCGTGCTGCGCGAGCGAGCGCTTATCGCCTACGGCATGTGTGAGGCGGCTGCAGCGTACGATATTCACGGCTTTGTGCAGCTTGCCGGCGACGCACAGCTCCTGGCAGCTACACTCGCTGGCCCAGGCCGGGCCGGGGTAGCTGATCGCCGGCGGCAGGTCGTGGCGTGCGGCCAGCTTGAACGCGCCAGTCTCGTCGCGCAGGAACACCCAGCCGCTGCGCAACCCCATAATCTCGACGATACTGGGCAGCGCGGCATCAAGCGCCTCGCGCAGATCGAGCGCGCGATTGAGCGTTTGCGCCAGCTCGTTCAGAGCGGTCAGCTCGGCGATGCGCTGCTGGGCGTCGGTGAGTGCGGGCATAGTGTCTGGGCCGGGAGTCAGGAGTCATAAGCCAGCAGCCAGAATTGCCACCATACATTCTGACCCCTAGCTGCTGGCGCCTGGCTCTCGCGCTTAGTCCTTCTTACGGCAGATCGCCACGCCGTCGCGTAGGGGGATGATCACCGACTCAAGCTGCGGGTGCTGCATGATCGCGCGGTTGAACTCCTGGATGCCGCGCACGGTTGGTGCAGCATCCTCCTCAACCACC
The sequence above is drawn from the Candidatus Kouleothrix ribensis genome and encodes:
- a CDS encoding iron ABC transporter permease, with amino-acid sequence MKYRWPIFALPLLFLALFFFYPLAAILRLSFSGDPTLAPGGGGLRQLVADSYYLEIIWFSTWQALLSTALTLVVALPATYVFTRYSFPGKALLRALASAPFVLPTVVVAAAFKALLGPRDLLNTTLQAWLDLAQPPIQLDQTLALILLAHVFYNYSVVLRIVGGFWGTLDPRLEQAAAVLGASRLRRFREVTLPLLLPAIGAATLLIFIYTFSSFGVIRILGGPRFATVEVAIYRLTSDLLRLDLAAALALVQIGATLAMTLVYTRLQTRAAVPLELRARAANAHPMCGWRQRLLVGMNLAVLLLLIGAPLLALALRSVSAPTGASGAWTLDYYRRLGQNPTREAFFVTPLAAVGNSLRFALAASALALLVGVPGAYLLARRPPSRAYRRSGPAAATALQRILRRRLRPYGWGTVLDPLFMLPLGTSAVTLGLGYLITLGQPPLNLLASPWLIPVAHALLAFPFVVRAVLPALRGLDPRLREAARTLGAGPVRVLREVDLPLLFPALLAGAMFAFTISLGEFGAALLLARPEYQTMPVLIDRLIGRPGASNYGQALALSTLLMLTTMLSFVLLERVRYRDLGEF
- a CDS encoding SpoIIE family protein phosphatase — protein: MPALTDAQQRIAELTALNELAQTLNRALDLREALDAALPSIVEIMGLRSGWVFLRDETGAFKLAARHDLPPAISYPGPAWASECSCQELCVAGKLHKAVNIVRCSRLTHAVGDKRSLAQHASVPIQGESEVLGILNVATSEYGRFTPPQLQLLSAIGFMLGTAITRTRLHEQVKVRRVHEQAALLKLSQELLGAESIEPALQRLVRVGARLLEADACAFIEADEREGRAVLLAAHGWRYLPKDAPPVVIDALNPHLWYLPDTSANLPDDALDDLPQLLQAQRFHGHLALPIEIGGAPVGTLMVNTIAPRRFLIDEAQLLGLLGSQLAQTLERERLHQEALARQRLEQELNLARDIQASFLPACCPLVPGYTIAALYRAARQVGGDFYDFIELEAEPGGAVASHTGEPMARGQAQPKGGPAPARPEIEPEFWRSGRRPPRQPAQVAATARPGRLGIVIADVTDKGVPAALFMALSRTLIRATASDGRAPAAVLEQANRLILSDARSGLFVTCFYGILDIASGSLLFADGGHNYPLHYRTATGMVEPLQAQGIVLGIVPDPRFEQHVATVEPGDVICFYTDGVTEAMNPRRQLFGEERLAEILRRSQHLAPEEIVDRIIDAVTSFTAGTPQADDITLVVLKRNPMAALTI